In Pyrus communis chromosome 8, drPyrComm1.1, whole genome shotgun sequence, one genomic interval encodes:
- the LOC137741778 gene encoding uncharacterized protein, translating into MARSSGADLRAPVFNGDNFDFWQIRKNTIFRSHELWDNVEKGFATPAKKDEKLTKAESKLETAHVVWNVLKQEFVGDKQVKAVKLQGLRRDFEYTRMGENEAFSAYLVKLFDLLSQMRSYGEDISNQRVVQKLLISLPRSYDSIASVIKNTKDLDFVDVQDVVAILKGYEQRIDRHNEIHNEKAFVSLNIAPKQNKYNGNQGSNHRIIGSQNGRKGIINLQIKLEKLQVPLKELRIFVYTVINCILVNVGSRISLGATIVISWDILQKIDVERRRKLTNM; encoded by the exons ATGGCTAGGTCAAGTGGTGCTGATCTTCGAGCACCGGTATTCAATGGAGACAACTTTGATTTTTGGCAGATTCGGAAGAATACCATATTTCGATCTCATGAACTCTGGGATAATGTCGAGAAGGGTTTCGCTACTCCGGCGAAGAAGGATGAAAAACTCACTAAAGCTGAGAGTAAGCTG GAGACTGCACACGTAGTTTGGAATGTTCTGAAGCAAGAATTTGTGGGAGATAAACAGGTAAAAGCTGTGAAACTCCAAGGCTTACGCCGTGATTTTGAATATACTAGAATGGGTGAAAATGAAGCTTTCTCTGCATATCTAGTTAAGCTATTTGATTTGCTTAGTCAAATGAGGAGTTATGGTGAAGATATTAGCAATCAGAGAGTTGTTCAAAAGTTGCTGATAAGCTTACCTAGATCATATGATAGTATTGCTTCTGTAATTAAGAATACTAAAGATCTAGATTTTGTTGATGTTCAAGATGTTGTTGCTATCCTAAAGGGGTATGAACAAAGAATTGATAGACATAATGAGATTCACAATGAGAAGGCATTTGTTAGTCTCAATATTgctccaaaacaaaataagtaCAATGGGAATCAAGGTTCAAACCACAGAATAATTGGAAGTCAAAATGGAAGAAAGGGGATAATAAACCTGCAAATCAAGCTAGAAAAGCTGCAGGTACCTCTGAAGGAGCTAAGAATCTTTGTATACACTGTGATAAACTGCATTTTGGTGAATGTTGGTTCAAGGATAAGCCTAGGTGCCACAATTGTCATAA
- the LOC137742323 gene encoding peter Pan-like protein, giving the protein MARFKNKKKVFVKPVSLKKQANVDHVTGDKIPRSFVFSRCKLPGPLRQLQADLRKLMLPYTALKLKEKRRNNLRDFLNVAGPMGVTHFLMLSKTPTAPYLRVARTPQGPTLTFKIQEYSLAVDIARSQKRPRCPADLFKNAPLIVLSGFGTGEQHLKLTTILFQNIFPAIDVNTVKLSSCQRIVLLNYNKDTKLIDFRHYSIRLQPVGVSQRLRRFVQNHQVPDLRNLQDVSDFVTKAGYGSESEADDEAATVTLANDLGRVNRASSKSAVKLQEIGPRMTLQLMKIEEGLCSGGVIFSEYGNGDGKKKEDNHEDEENDDEDEEIDDEDEENDEEEDGEDIDED; this is encoded by the exons ATGGCTCGCTTCAAAAAT aagaagaaggtgtTTGTGAAACCGGTTTCGTTGAAGAAGCAGGCTAATGTGGACCATGTCACAGGGGATAAAATCCCAAGGAGCTTTGTGTTTTCCAGATGCAAGTTGCCTGGTCCTCTGAGGCAACTTCAAGCTGATTTGAGGAAGCTGATGCTTCCCTACACTGCCCTTAAGCTTAAG GAGAAGAGGCGGAATAATCTTAGAGACTTTTTGAATGTGGCCGGGCCTATGGGGGTTACACACTTCCTCATGTTGTCGAAAACTCCAACTGCTCCGTACCTTAGGGTTGCGAGGACGCCTCAAGGCCCAACGCTTACATTTAAGATACAGGAGTACTCTTTGGCAGTAGATATTGCGCGGTCTCAAAAGCGTCCTCGATGCCCAGCAGATCTTTTTAAGAATGCCCCTTTG ATTGTTCTTTCTGGTTTTGGGACTGGAGAGCAACATTTGAAGCTCACAACCATACTGTTTCAGAACATCTTTCCAGCCATTGATGTTAACACT GTGAAACTTTCTTCATGCCAAAGAATAGTGTTGCTTAATTACAACAAAGACACAAAACTGATTGATTTTCGGCATTACTCCATAAGATTACAGCCTGTGGGTGTCTCCCAGAGATTAAGAAGATTTGTTCAGAACCATCAAGTCCCTGATCTGAGAAATCTTCAAGACGTGAGTGACTTTGTCACGAA GGCTGGTTACGGATCAGAAAGTGAAGCAGATGATGAGGCAGCGACTGTGACTTTGGCTAATGATCTAGGTAGGGTTAATCGGGCTTCCTCAAAAAGTGCTGTCAAGCTTCAAGAGATAGGACCCAGAATGACTCTTCAACTCATGAAGATTGAGGAAGGATTGTGCTCCGGTGGAGTCATCTTCAGTGAATACG GAAATGGCGAtgggaagaaaaaggaagacaaCCATGAAGATGAGGAAAACGATgacgaagatgaagaaattgatGACGAAGATGAGgaaaatgatgaagaagaagatggtgaaGATATTGACGAAGACTAG
- the LOC137741606 gene encoding UDP-glucuronic acid decarboxylase 2-like, which translates to MGSELIFRGHEADQHVADTYSPKRPKPWASVTRPIQYLLREQRLVFILVGIAIATVGFTLLPSSTPRSPYASGNVPISNYVRYDFDSSAMTQYKPAYERRFGLDSWGSSGKVPLGLKRKGLRIVVTGGAGFVGSHLVDRLIARGDSVIVVDNFFTGRKENVMHHFGNPRFELIRHDVVEPLLLEVDQIYHLACPASPVHYKFNPVKTIKTNVVGTLNMLGLAKRIGARFLLTSTSEVYGDPLQHPQVETYWGNVNPIGVRSCYDEGKRTAETLTMDYHRGAGVEVRIARIFNTYGPRMCIDDGRVVSNFVAQALRKEPMTVYGDGKQTRSFQYVSDLVEGLMRLMEGEHVGPFNLGNPGEFTMLELAKVVQETIDPEAKIEYRPNTEDDPHKRKPDITKAKDLLGWQPKVSLQKGLPLMVSDFRKRIFGDHKEAGTTTAL; encoded by the exons ATGGGTTCGGAGCTGATTTTCCGAGGGCACGAAGCCGACCAACATGTGGCGGACACCTATTCGCCCAAACGCCCAAAGCCGTGGGCCTCCGTGACCCGCCCGATTCAGTACTTGCTCCGAGAGCAGCGCCTCGTTTTCATCCTCGTCGGCATTGCTATCGCCACCGTAGGGTTCACCCTCCTCCCATCCTCCACCCCCCGCTCTCCTTACGCCTCCGGCAACGTACCGATCTCGAACTACGTCCGGTACGACTTCGATTCGTCGGCGATGACCCAGTACAAGCCGGCCTACGAACGCAGATTCGGGTTGGATAGCTGGGGTTCTAGCGGGAAGGTGCCACTGGGGCTGAAACGAAAGGGGCTCCGGATCGTCGTGACGGGCGGGGCCGGGTTCGTCGGGTCGCACCTTGTTGACCGTCTGATTGCGCGAGGCGACAGCGTGATCGTGGTGGACAACTTCTTCACGGGAAGGAAGGAGAATGTGATGCACCATTTCGGGAACCCGAGATTCGAGCTCATCCGACACGACGTCGTTGAGCCACTTCTGCTCGAGGTCGACCAGATCTACCATCTGGCTTGCCCTGCCTCCCCTGTTCATTACAAATTCAACCCCGTCAAGACCATT AAAACCAATGTGGTGGGGACTCTGAACATGCTGGGTCTCGCAAAGAGGATCGGAGCTCGGTTCTTGCTGACGAGCACCAGCGAGGTGTACGGCGATCCTCTGCAGCACCCGCAGGTTGAAACCTACTGGGGCAACGTTAATCCAATCG GTGTCCGAAGTTGTTACGACGAGGGAAAACGTACGGCCGAGACATTGACCATGGACTACCACAGAGGAGCCGGTGTTGAG GTAAGGATTGCTAGGATTTTTAACACTTACGGGCCGAGAATGTGCATAGATGACGGCCGCGTTGTTAGTAACTTCGTTGCTCAG GCGTTGAGGAAAGAGCCGATGACTGTTTATGGTGACGGGAAGCAAACGAGGAGTTTCCAATATGTTTCCGATCTG GTGGAAGGTCTGATGCGTCTGATGGAAGGTGAACATGTGGGACCTTTCAATCTCGGAAACCCGGGTGAATTCACCATGCTCGAACTTGCAAAG GTTGTGCAAGAAACAATCGACCCAGAAGCAAAAATCGAGTACAGGCCGAACACAGAGGATGACCCCCACAAGAGGAAGCCTGATATCACAAAGGCTAAAGACTTGCTGGGCTGGCAACCTAAGGTGTCCCTTCAAAAGGGTCTCCCTCTCATGGTCTCTGACTTCAGGAAACGTATCTTCGGTGACCACAAGGAAGCTGGCACTACAACCGCCCTGTAA
- the LOC137743496 gene encoding uncharacterized protein, with translation MSHKSLDSRRTFQLHGWRPFHLQQQQQTSTPTSKTLDSSDPKSNGLLVHTKRPCLSNRTTSFSVDAIDMSRLTLVDDDRTISGGHHNGTGSFRFIAKKRRRRGSRSVSGRSSDRSGTRRCCSVGASAAYGTCSDFPVAVGTDSSGELFGNGDANWASDVSEARNSRKERDGGGGSGEKENVGAGFGPVGGFDIQGNESGYGSEPGYRGDAEFGYGDEFDEEEEDTRVLFWGDQFGDADSPMETVGENTFVDQKSHHRCRRKKHDCRMVDALR, from the exons ATGTCACACAAATCCCTAGATTCACGGCGCACTTTCCAGCTCCATGGATGGAGACCTTTCCacctgcagcagcagcagcagaccTCCACGCCCACCTCCAAAACCCTAGACTCCTCCGATCCCAAATCCAATGGCCTCCTCGTCCACACCAAGCGTCCCTGTTTATCCAATCGAACGACTTCATTTTCTGTCGACGCCATCGACATGTCCAGGCTGACCCTGGTCGACGACGACAGGACGATCTCCGGCGGACACCATAATGGGACCGGGAGCTTTCGGTTCATCGCTAAGAAGCGGCGGCGTCGCGGGTCGAGGTCGGTTTCGGGGAGGAGTAGTGATCGGAGTGGGACCCGTAGGTGCTGCTCGGTTGGGGCTTCGGCTGCGTATGGGACGTGTTCAGATTTTCCGGTGGCGGTGGGGACGGACTCGAGTGGGGAGCTGTTTGGGAATGGGGATGCGAATTGGGCGTCGGATGTGAGCGAGGCGAGGAATTCGAGGAAGGAGAGAGATGGAGGTGGGGGGAGTGGAGAGAAGGAGAATGTGGGTGCTGGGTTTGGTCCCGTTGGGGGTTTTGATATACAGGGGAATGAGTCCGGGTACGGCAGTGAACCGGGTTATCGCGGGGACGCGGAGTTCGGGTATGGCGATGAGtttgatgaggaggaggaggatacTCGAGTATTGTTTTGGGGCGATCAGTTTGGAG ATGCTGATTCTCCGATGGAGACAGTGGGGGAGAATACATTTGTGGATCAAAAGTCCCATCACAGATGTCGGCGGAAGAAACATGATTGCAGAATGGTTGATGCATTAAGGTAG
- the LOC137741605 gene encoding caffeoylshikimate esterase-like: MEVEYQEVYIRNSRGVQLFTCRWLPFSSPKALVFLCHGYGMECSGFMRECGIRLANGGYAVFGIDYEGHGRSRGARCYIKKFKNIVNDCDEFFKSICAEEEYQDKCRFLYGESMGGAVSLLLHKKDPTFWNGAVLVAPMCKISEKVKPHPLVINVLTRVEEIIPKWKIVPTKDVIDSAFKDPVKREEIRSNKLIYQDKPRLKTALEMLRTSMSLEDTLHEVRLPFFVLHGEADTVTDPEVSRALYEKASSTDKTIKLYPGMWHGLTSGEPDGNVEIVFADIITWLEKHTSDDNSIVVQPIHTFKNAILTMNGTASPPPPTPINKQRPWTPSYFCGLKGRRLLHHSAM; encoded by the exons ATGGAGGTAGAATATCAAGAA GTTTACATAAGGAATTCAAGAGGAGTGCAGCTTTTTACTTGCAGATGGTTGCCCTTTTCCTCTCCAAAGGCACTTGTGTTCCTTTGCCATG GGTATGGCATGGAGTGCAGCGGTTTCATGAGAG AATGTGGAATCCGCCTAGCTAACGGGGGATATGCCGTGTTCGGAATTGACTACGAGGGCCACGGACGTTCGAGAGGGGCCAGATGTTacatcaagaagttcaaaaaCATAGTCAACGATTGCGATGAATTCTTCAAGTCGATTTGTG CTGAGGAAGAGTACCAAGACAAGTGTAGGTTTTTGTATGGAGAATCCATGGGAGGGGCAGTTTCTCTACTGCTTCACAAGAAAGATCCCACGTTTTGGAATGGAGCTGTTCTTGTTGCACCCATGTGTAAG ATATCAGAAAAGGTCAAGCCACACCCGCTGGTGATCAATGTATTAACCAGAGTGGAGGAGATTATTCCCAAATGGAAGATAGTACCCACCAAAGACGTCATTGACTCCGCCTTCAAAGACCCTGTAAAGCGCGAAGAG ATAAGGAGCAACAAACTGATATATCAAGACAAGCCGAGGCTGAAAACAGCACTGGAAATGCTGAGAACTAGCATGAGCCTTGAAGACACTTTGCATGAG GTGAGACTTCCATTCTTTGTGTTGCATGGGGAGGCAGATACAGTTACAGACCCAGAAGTAAGCAGAGCACTGTATGAGAAAGCCAGCAGCACAGACAAAACCATAAAATTGTACCCCGGAATGTGGCATGGTCTAACGTCGGGAGAGCCAGATGGGAACGTTGAAATCGTCTTTGCAGACATCATAACTTGGCTCGAGAAGCACACGAGTGATGACAACTCCATCGTGGTGCAACCAATCCACACGTTTAAGAATGCCATTCTGACAATGAACGGCACGGCATCACCACCACCCCCGACACCAATAAACAAGCAGCGACCGTGGACACCATCGTATTTTTGCGGGTTGAAGGGGCGCAGATTGCTACATCACTCGGCAATGTAG
- the LOC137741538 gene encoding pectinesterase inhibitor 6-like — MKMASCNSYIFVSLIFHVIWLICSTQLLASGKGDKNYVQEACSVTRYRDVCIHSLSPFSSSAKNSPSRWARAGVSVSLSEAESATRYLVTLKTHGGGLNGRNIVALSDCIECFQNAIDELHKSLGVLRTLTKMTFDTKMADLNTWLSAALTDGDTCLDGFEGQKGKPVKLLQDRVLKVTYITSNALALVNKLATTDLGSLPDL, encoded by the exons ATGAAAATGGCATCTTGTAACAGTTATATTTTCGTGTCGCTCATTTTTCATGTAATATGGCTGATTTGTTCAACCCAATTATTGGCATCTGGAAAGGGGGACAAAAATTATGTCCAAGAGGCCTGCAGTGTGACCAGGTATCGGGATGTTTGCATCCACTCGCTCTCACCGTTTTCGAGCTCAGCCAAGAACAGCCCCAGCAGGTGGGCACGAGCCGGGGTTTCAGTTTCATTGAGCGAGGCCGAGAGTGCCACTCGGTACTTG GTAACTCTGAAAACGCACGGGGGTGGTTTGAACGGGAGAAACATAGTTGCTTTGTCCGACTGCATTGAGTGCTTTCAGAATGCGATCGACGAGCTTCACAAATCACTCGGTGTTTTGAGGACGCTGACTAAGATGACATTCGACACGAAAATGGCGGACCTGAATACCTGGCTTAGTGCTGCCCTAACTGATGGAGATACTTGCTTGGATGGCTTTGAGGGCCAGAAAGGAAAACCAGTCAAATTGCTACAAGACAGGGTTTTAAAAGTTACCTATATCACCAGTAATGCACTGGCTCTTGTTAACAAACTTGCAACTACTGACTTGGGAAGCCTTCCTGATTTGTAG
- the LOC137741777 gene encoding outer envelope pore protein 16-4, chloroplastic-like, which yields MEGEPYDVVPCSSVTVDSILCIGTVNGLVAGAVARGAIAAMTRSWMQVIPMACLVSAFKVATDYARAV from the exons ATGGAGGGAGAGCCGTACGACGTCGTGCCTTGCTCCTCCGTCACCGTCGATTCGATCCTCTGCATCGGAACG GTGAATGGTTTGGTTGCTGGTGCAGTAGCAAGGGGAGCCATTGCCGCTATGACACGAAGCTGGATGCAGGTGATTCCAATGGCTTGTCTGGTTTCTGCCTTCAAAGTTGCCACTGACTACGCTAGAGcagtttga
- the LOC137742324 gene encoding mitochondrial zinc maintenance protein 1, mitochondrial has protein sequence MARVEVLSAYRAVLRATRKSFAGDTPMLKGAAAEVRKKFEENRHVTSEAEIQSLLEQAREASRFISEMIVQAKLNPRGGYEVKPEKDHAGATLEVPSEELLRTKS, from the exons ATGGCGAGAGTAGAAGTACTGAGCGCGTACAGAGCGGTGCTACGAGCGACGCGGAAGTCGTTCGCCGGAGACACGCCGATGCTGAAGGGTGCGGCGGCGGAGGTTCGCAAGAAGTTCGAAGAGAATAGGCACGTGACGTCAGAGGCGGAGATCCAGAGTCTCCTGGAACAGGCACGTGAGGCCTCCCGTTTCATCAGCGAAATGATCGTCCAGGCCAAGCTCAATCCCCGCGGCGGTTACG AAGTGAAGCCGGAAAAAGATCATGCCGGAGCAACACTTGAGGTTCCTTCCGAAGAGCTTCTTCGCACCAAATCTTGA